Genomic DNA from Cucumis melo cultivar AY chromosome 10, USDA_Cmelo_AY_1.0, whole genome shotgun sequence:
TCAAGAATTTGGGAAAAGAAAGTGAAAGGAACAAGAAATGCATCATTGCCAATGGAACAGGTTTGTAAGTTATTTTTGCTAAATgttttgtaattttcttttaattaatttaaaactaGCTCTGatggaacaaaaaaaaaaaaaaaaaaaaaaacttcaatttacatacttttatttatatttactTACCTTTTTTCAAAAATGCAGGTAATACATTTTCATCAATATTCGAAGCCTTCTCGAATCCCGAAACATTTGAGAAAAGAATCGAAATTTTAGAGGAAATTTTATCAGCCATGACAATGGTGTTCCCTCTACAAGAAGAATCCATTAAACACTTGAAATCGGAAACTTCATTACAATCATTGGCATGGTTTTTGAAAGGAGGAGACATTTCAGGAAGAAGAAATTCAGTTTTGGTATTGAAAGAGATAATTTCATCATACCCAGAAAAAGTTGATGAATTAGGTGTAATCCAAGGAGCATTAGAGGGTCTTATTAAGCTCATAAAAGATCCAATTTGCTCATCTTCAAAAAAGGCTTCACTTTTCATAACATATCATGTTATAgcctcaacttcttcttcttccaatcAAGGGAGATTCACAAAAGCACTTCTTCAAATGGGGTTGGTCTCGTTGCTACTCGAAACCCTAGTCGACGCCGAGAGAAGCGTATGTGAGAGAGCGCTGGGAGCGTTCGACGGGATTTGCGAGACCAAACAAGGAAGAGAAGAGGCGTATGCCCATGCTCTAACGATGCCCGTGATCGTGAAAAAGATACTTAGAGTATCAGATTTGGCAACCGAGTTATCGGTGAGCATTGTTTGGAAGCTTGTAAAGAATGAgagtaaagaagaaaaagaagatggagGGATTAAGGTAGAAGCACTTCAAGTGGGAGCATTTCAAAAGCTTTTGCTGTTGTTGCAAGTTGGTTGTAGTGAATGGACAAAGGAGAAAGCAACAGAGCTGTTGAAACTCTTGAATAATCTTCATAGGGATAGGTTAGAATGTATTGATTCTTTAGATTTTAAGGACCTCAAAAGAACATTTTGATTGAGAAGTTAATTTACTTAAAATTCAtgtattaatatatatattttactgTAATTAAGAAGATATTATCTTGAAGATATTATCTTATTTTGTATGATTTTGTACTATTTGTTACCTTTCTTACCTCATAGAACTTGTATTTATTTCCCTTTCCCCTTGATGTAAAGATACAAGAAATTACTTCAATAATAATCttacatggtatcagagccttaACCTAGGTTACCATtcagccgccgccgccgccgcctacCTTGTAGTGTTCTGTTCGTCCGCATCTCTCCGGCGCACGCGGTTTTTCGATTTCTGTTCACGATCTGTACGTCCAGCCAGTCGCCGCCCGTCTGCGTTTCTGTATGCCCAGTCGTCTGCCCGTCTCATTCCTTTGCGAAGCACACCGCCGCAACCCATCGACGCCTGCTCCGCTCCGACGACGAAGTCGTCCGGTTTTCGTCCGCCTTCTACTCTGTTCTGCTCCGACGACGAACGTTTTCTCCGGTTCGACGCTTTCTACTCTGTTCTTCTCCGACGACGAACGTTTTCTCCAGTTCGATTGGCCCATCCGCGAAGCCCGTGTTTTCCCTATTCCTTTCAGATCTGTGAAGCTGAGAAAGATCTGACCTCCACGCTCCAGACCCTCGCGAACGCTCTCCATCTCCTGCCTCCGTTTCCCTCtcgctaaaaaaaaaaaaaaaaaatttgcgTTGCCGCCAaaacccgacccgaaaccgtgCCCAGTCCCAaaacccgacccgaaaccgcgcCCAGTATCCGAAACCCGCCCCCtctctcctatttttttttattatttcattcttTAATTATTGTCGTTCGCTAACTTGGTTTCTTCTTGAGAGTAGATGGAGAAAAGTGAAATTGCTCGTCCCATTAGTACAATTCTTGATGGTTCTAATTATATTACATGGGCCAATCAAATGAAAAGTTTCTTAATTGGACGTAAATTATGGCGTATTGTCACGGGTGATATTGCCAAACCGACCAAACAAGACAAGGaagatgatggaaaatttatcgAACGCCTTGAAGAATGGGACAGCAAAAATCATCAGATTATCACCTGGCTTAGTAACACAACAATTCCTGCTATCCATACACAATTTGATGCTTTTGAAAGTGCTAAAGAGTTATGGGATTTTCTTTTTACACGATTTAAGTCCGTCGGATTAGCGCATTACTATCAGTTGCACAATAATCTTGTTAATCTTAATCAAGAAGCTGGACAATCCGTCAATGAGTATCTAGCCGTGCTTCAACCTATCTGGACTCAACTTGATCAAGCTAACATCAGTAAAGATCATCTTCGTCTTATTAAAGTCCTTATGGGACTTCGTCCAGAATATGAATCTGTTAGGGCTGCCTTGTTGCACCGCAGTCCCTTGCCCTCATTGGATGCTGCTATCCaagaaatattatttgaagaaaaacgTCTTGGCATCAATCTCTCTAAACATTCGGATGTTGTTCTTGCCAGCACTTATTCACCACCTGGAGCATCAAGCACATTTTGTAAGAATTGTAAGCTCACTGGTCATAAATTTATTGATTGTCCTAAAATAGAATGCAGGTACTGCCATAAACCAGGTCATATTCTGGATAATTGTCCCATAAAACCACCTCGACCTCGAAGTTATTCTACAAGAGCAAAGAACTTCACTAAACCCAGGAACTCTTCTGTTGTTGCTGCTACTTTAGACAATCCTACCACACCCTAGTTTCAGATAAGTGATCTCCAAAGTTTGCTAAATCAGttaatttcatcatcttcctctgcACTTGCCGTCTCATCAGGTAATCGATGGCTTCTTGACTCTGCCTGTTGCAATCATATGACATCTAATTATTCTCTTATGAACACTCCTAGTCCTGCTAAATCTTTACCTCCCATTTATGCTGCTGATGGCAATTGTATGAATATCACCCACATTGGCACTGTTAATACTCCCAGTATGAATCTTCCTCATACTTACTGTGTCCCAAACTTAACCTTTAATCTAGTATCTGTTGGTCAATTGTGCGACCTTGGCTTAACTGTCTCTTTTTCTTCCAATGGTTGTCAGGTTCAGGATCCGCAGACGGGACAGACGATTGGGACGGGTCGCAAAGTGGGAAGATTGTTTGAGCTCCTATCACTTCAGGTCCCTTCTCCTTCCTCCATTTCTGCCCCTCTCACTGACTCTGATACATATCAGTGGCATCTTCGTCTTGGTCATGCCTCTCCTGAAAAGTTGCGTCATTTAATTTCTATTAACCATTTAAACAGTACTACCAAGTTTGTCCcctttaattgtttaaattgcaaACTTGCTAAGCAACCTGCTTTGTCTTTTTCTACATCCACTTCTATATCTAATAAACCTTTTGATTTAATCCATTCTGACATTTGGGGTCCTGCCCCTACCTCCACTGTCCATGGTTATCGCTATTATGTTtcatttattgatgatttctctCGTTTTACATGGATTTATTTTCTCAAACACCGCTCTGCATTATCTCGCACTTATATTGAGTTTGCTAATATGATTCGCACCCAATTCTCTTGTCCCATCAAGACCCTTCGCATCGACAATGCCTTGGAATATAAAGACTCCACTCTTCTATCTTTTCTCTCCCAACAAGGCACTCTTGTTCAGCGCTCCTGCCCCCACACTTCTCAACAAAATGGACGTGCCGAGCGCAAACATCACCACATTCTTGACTCAGTACGCGCCCTTCTTCTTTCTGCCTCATGCCCTGAAAAATTTTGGGGTGAAGCAGCTCTTACATCCGTCTATACTATCAATCGTCTTCCTTCCTCTGTTCTTCAGAACATCTCTCCATTTGAAAAACTATATGGTACTCCTCCCAACTATTCTAATCTTAAAACCTTCGGTTGTGCCTGCTTTGTTCTTCTGCATCCTCATGAACACACTAAACTTGAACCACGTGCCCGCCTCTGTTGTTTTCTTGGCTATGGCACAGAACATAAAGGTTTTCGTTGTTGGGATCCCCTTTCCAATAGACTTCGTATATCTCGCCATGTCACATTTTGGGAGCATACTATGTTCTCTCGTTTGTCCTCCTTCCACACCTCCTTCTCTAGTCCTCAACCTTTCTTCACTGACACATCTATTGACCTTTTTCCTCCCTCTGAGTCCCCTATTGGTAATGAGCTTGCTCAATCTGCACCTACTTCGGCAACCTCGGACCAATCGTCCATCTCTGGTGGCAGTCCTGAACCTACTCCAGACACCCCTCCTCGTCGTTCTACCCGGGTAAGGGAACCCCCTATTCATCTCCAAGATTATCACTGTTTTTCCACTATTATTTCTCTTGTTGAACCTACCTCTTATCAAGTGGCTAGTACTAATCCTGTATGGCAGAAAGCGATGAATGATGAATTACAGGCTCTTGAAAAGACGCATACTTGGGACTATGTTGACTTACCTCCTGGTAAACGACCAATTGGCTGTAAGTGGATCTACAAAATCAAGACGCACTCTGATGGCACTATTGAGCGATATAAGGCTCGTCTTGTAGCCAAAGGGTATTCTCAAgaatatggtattgactatgaagaaacatttGCTCCTGTGGCTCGAATGACGTCTGTTCGCAGTTTATTAGCTGTTGCTGCCGCCAAGCAGTGGCCTCTTCTTCAGATGGATGTTAAAAATGCTTTTCTTAATGGGACTCTTTTTGAAGAAGTGTATATGAAGCCACCTCCTGGTacttcttctcctcctcacAAGGTATGTCTCCTGCGTCGCGCACTATATGGCCTCAAACAGGCTCCACGAGCTTGGTTTGCTACATTCAGCTCTACCATCACTCAACTTGGTTTTACTTCTAGTCCGCATGACACTGCACTCTTTACTCGCCACACACCCCAGGGAATTGTTCTCCTTCTtctctatgttgatgacatgattATCACTGGTAATGATCCACAAGCCATATCTGATCTCCAACATTACCttggtcaacattttgaaatgaaagaccttgGATCTCTCAACTACTTTCTTGGCCTCGAAGTCTCTCGCCGCTCAGACGGGTATTTATTGTCCCAAGCTAAATATGCCTCTGATCTTTTAGCTCGCTCAGGAATCACTGA
This window encodes:
- the LOC127151179 gene encoding uncharacterized protein LOC127151179, encoding MEKSEIARPISTILDGSNYITWANQMKSFLIGRKLWRIVTGDIAKPTKQDKEDDGKFIERLEEWDSKNHQIITWLSNTTIPAIHTQFDAFESAKELWDFLFTRFKSVGLAHYYQLHNNLVNLNQEAGQSVNEYLAVLQPIWTQLDQANISKDHLRLIKVLMGLRPEYESVRAALLHRSPLPSLDAAIQEILFEEKRLGINLSKHSDVVLASTYSPPGASSTFCKNCKLTGHKFIDCPKIECRYCHKPGHILDNCPIKPPRPRSYSTRAKNFTKPRNSSVVAATLDNPTTP
- the LOC103503164 gene encoding U-box domain-containing protein 21-like → MISSWRRRRATPRMPRGSLGDPVELTIPTHFRCPISLDLMKDPVTLSTGITYDRASIETWIEGGNFTCPFTNQPLQTIDSIPNHNIRKMIQDWCVENRAYGIERIPTPRVPASPAQVRDILEKMTAAARRGDFEGCKSMVEKIKNLGKESERNKKCIIANGTGNTFSSIFEAFSNPETFEKRIEILEEILSAMTMVFPLQEESIKHLKSETSLQSLAWFLKGGDISGRRNSVLVLKEIISSYPEKVDELGVIQGALEGLIKLIKDPICSSSKKASLFITYHVIASTSSSSNQGRFTKALLQMGLVSLLLETLVDAERSVCERALGAFDGICETKQGREEAYAHALTMPVIVKKILRVSDLATELSVSIVWKLVKNESKEEKEDGGIKVEALQVGAFQKLLLLLQVGCSEWTKEKATELLKLLNNLHRDRLECIDSLDFKDLKRTF